From one Dermacentor silvarum isolate Dsil-2018 chromosome 3, BIME_Dsil_1.4, whole genome shotgun sequence genomic stretch:
- the LOC119444577 gene encoding uncharacterized protein LOC119444577 — METEAALRIWRRTPSYETPLRLTKFLSDGDSKAYTAVAEVKVYGELVVDKEECTNHVAKRLGTALRKLPTRLPRGEKLKDGTIQKLQNYYRIAITTNRGDLLKMYRAIWASYFHSSSSNTAGSHRYCPEGATSWCKHRRAEALGEPTPDHTPILTKAQGLAVLPIYKRLTDEKLLVRCLQGKTQNAAESLNSKIWLLCPKTNGIFDWSPRSALDRSRERRCLRLVERGCAPCVRLVLFDRSPPASSALRRPAPCKISSNATAATDFTYLDDGTEASLSLLSANSNSEMKDLQDQLDELLDVCDSDMRVMHTEPRFAG; from the exons ATGGAGACTGAGGCAGCTTTGCGTATATGGAGGAGGACGCCATCATACGAGACACCATTGCGCCTCACGAAGTTCCTCAGTGATGGGGATAGCAAAGCATACACTGCTGTTGCTGAAGTCAAGGTGTATGGTGAACTAGTTGTGGACAAGGAGGAATGCACAAATCACGTAGCCAAGCGTCTAGGCACTGCACTTAGGAAGCTTCCAACACGACTTCCACGTGGAGAAAAGttgaaagatggcacaattcagAAGCTGCAGAACTATTATCGCATTGCTATAACCACCAACAGGGGTGATCTCCTGAAGATGTATCGTGCTATCTGGGCATCATACTTTCACTCATCATCCAGCAACACTGCAGGCAGCCACAGATACTGTCCGGAAGGGGCGACTTCCTGGTGCAAACACAGGCGAGCTGAAGCTCTTGGGGAGCCTACACCAGACCACACCCCAATCCTCACAAAGGCTCAGGGGTTGGCTGTGCTTCCTATATATAAGCGCCTCACAGATGAAAAACTGCTGGTTCGCTGTCTACAAGGAAAGACCCAAAATGCTGCAGAATCTTTGAACAGCAAAATCTGGCTTCTCTGTCCGAAgactaatggtatcttcgactggtcgcctcggagcgctctagatcgctctcgcgagcggcgttgtcttcggctggttgaaagagggtgcgcgccttgcgttcggctggttcttttcgatcgctctcctcccgcgtcgagcgctctgaggcgcccCGCGCCCT GCAAAATCAGCAGCAATGCGACAGCAGCTACTGACTTCACCTACTTGGATGATGGCACT GAAGCGTCTCTTAGTCTTCTTAGTGCCAACAGCAACTCTGAGATGAAAGATCTTCAGGACCAATTGGATGAGCTGCTCGAT